Proteins from a genomic interval of Cognatishimia sp. WU-CL00825:
- the uvrB gene encoding excinuclease ABC subunit UvrB, which produces MQLVDTDQTTPKANSPRAAREKLEGGKRFVLHTDFDPAGDQPTAIAELSAGVENGERDQVLLGATGTGKTFTMAKLIEKTQRPAIILAPNKTLAAQLYGEFKGFFPENSVEYFVSFYDYYQPEAYVARSDTFIEKESQINEQIDRMRHAATRSLLERDDVIIVASVSCIYGIGSVETYSAMTQDLVVGKEYDQRQVMQDLVAQQYRRNDQAFQRGSFRVRGDSLEIFPAHLEDRAWRLSFFGEELEGITEFDPLTGERTDTFEKIRVYANSHYVTPKPTLQQAVISIKKELRMRLDQLVSEGKLLEAQRLEQRTNFDVEMIEAQGFCNGIENYSRYLTGRAPGEPPPTLFEFIPDNALVFADESHVSVPQIGGMYKGDHRRKFTLAEHGFRLPSCMDNRPLKFEEWDAMRPQSIFVSATPAAWELEQSGGVFTEQVIRPTGLLDPEVEIRPVDMQVDDLLDEIRKVAADGLRTLVTTLTKRMAEDLTEYLHEQGIKVRYMHSEIDTLERIEILRDLRLGAFDVLIGINLLREGLDIPECGLVAILDADKEGFLRSETSLVQTIGRAARNADGRVIMYADKITGSMERALRETERRRTKQMAYNELHGITPATVKKNVEDVLAGLYKGDTDMSRVTATIDKPLHGANLEAHLDGLRQDMRKAAENLEFEEAARLRDEVKRLEAVDLVISDDPLARQSAVDAAAEQSINSKGRSTAGRPGQRGGNVRRRGR; this is translated from the coding sequence ATGCAGCTTGTCGACACAGATCAGACCACACCCAAGGCAAATTCGCCGCGCGCGGCGCGTGAAAAGCTAGAGGGTGGGAAGAGGTTTGTTCTGCATACAGATTTTGACCCTGCCGGAGATCAACCCACCGCAATCGCAGAGCTTTCAGCGGGTGTGGAAAATGGGGAACGCGATCAAGTTCTGCTGGGGGCCACGGGCACTGGTAAGACATTTACGATGGCCAAACTTATTGAAAAAACCCAAAGACCGGCGATCATTCTGGCCCCTAACAAGACCTTGGCAGCGCAGTTGTACGGTGAATTCAAAGGATTCTTCCCAGAAAACTCTGTCGAATACTTTGTATCATTCTATGACTATTACCAACCCGAAGCCTATGTGGCCCGCAGCGACACATTCATTGAAAAAGAAAGCCAAATCAATGAACAGATCGACCGTATGCGACATGCCGCAACCCGGTCGCTCCTAGAACGCGACGACGTGATTATTGTGGCCTCTGTCAGCTGCATTTATGGCATCGGCTCGGTTGAAACCTATTCTGCCATGACCCAGGACTTGGTTGTGGGTAAAGAGTATGACCAACGGCAGGTGATGCAGGACCTGGTGGCCCAGCAATACCGCCGCAATGATCAAGCCTTTCAACGCGGCTCGTTTCGGGTGCGCGGCGACAGCCTAGAGATCTTTCCGGCCCACCTTGAGGATCGCGCTTGGCGGCTCTCGTTTTTTGGCGAAGAGCTTGAAGGCATCACTGAGTTCGATCCGTTGACCGGCGAGCGCACGGATACTTTTGAAAAGATACGCGTCTATGCAAACTCACACTATGTGACACCCAAGCCAACTTTGCAGCAAGCGGTCATCAGCATAAAAAAAGAACTGCGGATGCGACTGGACCAATTGGTGAGCGAAGGCAAATTGCTAGAGGCACAACGGTTAGAGCAACGCACAAATTTTGATGTCGAAATGATCGAAGCCCAGGGGTTTTGTAACGGCATCGAAAACTATTCTCGGTATCTGACGGGGCGCGCACCGGGTGAACCGCCCCCTACCCTATTTGAATTCATCCCTGACAACGCTTTGGTCTTTGCTGATGAAAGCCATGTGTCGGTGCCGCAGATTGGCGGGATGTACAAAGGCGACCATCGTCGAAAATTCACCTTGGCAGAGCATGGGTTTCGCCTGCCGTCTTGCATGGACAACCGCCCCCTCAAGTTTGAGGAATGGGACGCAATGCGGCCTCAGTCGATTTTTGTATCGGCGACCCCCGCGGCCTGGGAGCTGGAACAATCTGGCGGCGTGTTTACCGAACAGGTGATCCGGCCAACTGGACTATTGGACCCAGAGGTTGAAATTCGCCCGGTTGACATGCAAGTTGACGATCTTCTGGATGAAATCCGCAAGGTGGCAGCCGACGGGCTTCGAACTTTGGTCACCACCTTGACCAAACGCATGGCAGAAGACCTGACAGAATATCTGCACGAACAGGGCATCAAAGTCCGCTATATGCACAGCGAAATTGACACGCTGGAACGGATCGAAATCCTGCGTGATCTTAGACTTGGTGCGTTTGATGTGCTGATTGGTATTAACCTGCTGCGCGAAGGACTAGACATTCCGGAATGCGGGTTGGTGGCCATACTGGATGCTGACAAAGAGGGTTTTCTGCGGTCAGAAACGTCTTTGGTGCAAACCATCGGCCGTGCCGCACGGAACGCCGATGGGCGGGTCATTATGTATGCCGACAAAATCACCGGCAGCATGGAGCGCGCATTGCGCGAAACCGAAAGACGACGCACAAAACAAATGGCCTATAACGAATTGCACGGGATCACCCCGGCAACCGTTAAAAAGAACGTCGAAGATGTATTGGCGGGCCTTTATAAAGGCGACACAGATATGTCGCGTGTGACGGCCACAATCGACAAGCCATTGCATGGTGCCAATTTGGAGGCCCATCTGGACGGGCTACGTCAAGATATGCGCAAAGCTGCCGAGAACCTAGAGTTTGAAGAGGCGGCACGTCTGCGTGACGAGGTAAAGCGGCTGGAAGCTGTTGATCTGGTCATTTCCGATGACCCATTGGCGCGACAGTCTGCGGTTGACGCAGCGGCAGAGCAATCGATCAACTCAAAAGGGCGATCAACGGCAGGCCGCCCCGGCCAACGCGGTGGCAACGTACGGCGTCGCGGGCGGTAA
- the thiC gene encoding phosphomethylpyrimidine synthase ThiC: MNIPNPTITTGALPASRKIYVNGDIHKDIRVPMREIATHVSAGEPPLPVYDSSGPYTDPDYLTDIRQGLRALREDWILARGDVEAYDARAVKPEDNGFVEGDRLVAEFPHLRKPLKAKEGKAVTQYEYARRGIITPEMEFVAIRENQLRETSPCHRDGNDFGANIPDYVTPEFVRSEIAAGRAIIPANINHPELEPMIIGRNFLVKINANMGTSAVTSSMEEEVDKLVWSIRWGADTVMDLSTGRNIHNTREWIIRNSPVPIGTVPIYQALEKVNGIAEDLTWDVFRDTLIEQAEQGVDYFTIHAGVRLHMVPMTAERVTGIVSRGGSIMAKWCLHHHKESFLYEHFDEIADICRQYDVSFSLGDGLRPGSIADANDEAQFAELETLGELTKIAWAKGCQVMIEGPGHVAMHKIKENMDKQLECCHEAPFYTLGPLTTDIAPGYDHITSGIGAAMIGWFGCAMLCYVTPKEHLGLPDRDDVKVGVITYKIAAHAADLAKGLPGAQRRDDALSRARFEFRWEDQFNLSLDPDTAREFHDQTLPKEAHKVAHFCSMCGPKFCSMRISHDIRAEAQKEGMEAMAAKFREGGALYVPIKEDTTD; the protein is encoded by the coding sequence TTGAATATTCCAAACCCCACCATCACAACGGGTGCCCTGCCCGCTTCGCGCAAAATCTATGTCAATGGTGACATTCATAAAGACATCCGTGTGCCGATGCGGGAAATCGCGACCCACGTCAGCGCAGGCGAACCGCCCCTGCCAGTTTATGACAGTTCGGGGCCGTATACTGACCCGGATTATCTAACAGATATTCGCCAGGGATTGCGCGCCCTGCGTGAGGATTGGATTTTGGCGCGCGGCGACGTCGAGGCCTATGACGCCCGTGCTGTCAAACCAGAGGACAACGGGTTTGTGGAAGGCGATCGCCTGGTCGCCGAGTTTCCACATCTGCGCAAGCCGTTGAAAGCAAAGGAAGGCAAGGCGGTCACGCAATATGAGTATGCCCGCCGAGGTATCATCACGCCGGAAATGGAATTTGTAGCCATCCGCGAAAACCAGCTGCGCGAAACATCCCCATGTCACCGCGATGGCAATGATTTTGGGGCCAATATCCCAGACTATGTGACACCTGAGTTTGTGCGCAGTGAAATAGCCGCGGGTCGCGCGATTATCCCGGCCAATATCAACCACCCGGAATTGGAACCGATGATTATCGGGCGCAACTTTCTGGTGAAAATCAACGCCAATATGGGCACTTCGGCCGTAACCTCTTCGATGGAAGAAGAGGTAGACAAGCTGGTGTGGTCGATCCGTTGGGGCGCGGATACGGTGATGGATCTGTCAACCGGTCGCAACATTCACAACACCCGCGAATGGATTATTCGCAATTCTCCGGTGCCTATCGGGACCGTTCCAATTTACCAAGCGCTGGAAAAAGTGAACGGCATCGCCGAAGACCTGACTTGGGACGTGTTCCGCGACACGCTGATCGAGCAGGCCGAGCAAGGTGTTGATTACTTTACGATTCACGCAGGCGTGCGCCTGCATATGGTGCCCATGACCGCTGAACGCGTCACCGGAATTGTCAGCCGAGGTGGTTCGATCATGGCCAAATGGTGCCTGCATCACCACAAAGAAAGCTTTCTATACGAGCACTTTGACGAGATTGCTGACATCTGCCGCCAATATGATGTTTCCTTCTCTCTGGGGGATGGCCTGCGCCCAGGCTCGATCGCGGACGCGAATGACGAAGCGCAATTTGCCGAGCTGGAAACCCTGGGGGAACTGACCAAGATCGCGTGGGCCAAAGGCTGTCAGGTGATGATTGAGGGACCGGGCCATGTTGCAATGCACAAAATCAAGGAGAACATGGACAAACAGCTGGAGTGCTGCCACGAGGCCCCATTCTATACGCTTGGACCTCTGACCACCGACATTGCGCCGGGATATGATCATATTACATCCGGAATTGGCGCGGCGATGATTGGTTGGTTTGGCTGCGCGATGCTGTGCTATGTGACCCCCAAAGAGCATTTGGGATTGCCAGATCGAGACGACGTAAAAGTCGGCGTCATCACGTATAAAATTGCGGCGCATGCCGCGGATTTGGCCAAAGGATTGCCAGGTGCGCAACGCCGAGACGATGCTTTATCACGGGCAAGGTTTGAGTTCCGTTGGGAAGATCAATTCAACCTGTCGCTAGACCCGGATACAGCGCGCGAATTCCACGATCAGACCCTGCCCAAAGAAGCGCATAAGGTCGCGCATTTTTGCTCGATGTGCGGGCCAAAATTCTGCTCTATGCGCATTTCACACGACATTCGCGCCGAGGCTCAGAAAGAAGGCATGGAGGCCATGGCAGCGAAATTTCGAGAGGGAGGCGCGTTGTACGTGCCCATCAAAGAAGACACCACCGACTAA
- a CDS encoding ABC transporter permease, whose protein sequence is MTNQNSAQSVSIPATGTSGWQILKYQFLQIWQVLAALALIYAVFFVLSPPFRSVDTLFSIFSQASILAVLACGTTVVLISGGLDLSVGSIFAVVGVVVGILLKEYNLGYPLAILGGLAVGTMLGALNGLIQVLTKVPAFIVTLGGLTAYKGLAELLGSGKDLSRFPEGFQALGSGYMAPMAIMFGAAVLTGLFLTKTRLGNHAFAVGGNEEVARLSGVNVARSRVYYYMIGGMFAAAAAILEVSKLNFAQSSRGQSYELFAIAAVVIGGTSLFGGRGGVGKTIIGMLIMQTIIVGLAYLGVGTSFQRIAIGAIIILAVYWDVWRRPAR, encoded by the coding sequence ATGACAAACCAAAATAGCGCGCAATCCGTTTCTATTCCCGCAACTGGCACAAGTGGGTGGCAAATCCTGAAATACCAGTTCTTACAAATTTGGCAGGTGCTGGCGGCGTTGGCACTGATTTACGCGGTCTTTTTTGTGCTCTCCCCGCCCTTTCGCAGCGTTGACACTTTGTTTTCGATTTTCTCGCAAGCCTCGATCCTTGCGGTTCTCGCTTGCGGCACCACGGTGGTGTTGATCTCTGGTGGGTTGGATTTGTCGGTTGGATCAATATTTGCCGTCGTAGGCGTGGTCGTCGGGATTTTGCTTAAGGAATACAACCTTGGTTATCCGCTGGCGATCCTAGGCGGTCTGGCTGTGGGCACGATGCTGGGTGCATTAAACGGCCTGATCCAAGTGCTTACAAAAGTGCCGGCTTTCATTGTCACCCTAGGCGGGCTGACGGCCTATAAAGGCTTGGCGGAATTACTTGGAAGTGGCAAGGACCTTTCCAGGTTTCCCGAAGGATTTCAAGCTCTTGGCTCTGGTTACATGGCGCCGATGGCGATCATGTTTGGGGCCGCAGTTTTGACCGGGCTTTTCCTGACAAAAACCCGTCTGGGCAACCATGCATTTGCGGTTGGCGGCAATGAAGAAGTGGCACGACTGTCTGGGGTGAATGTCGCCCGCAGCCGGGTTTACTATTACATGATTGGCGGCATGTTCGCAGCTGCCGCAGCCATCCTTGAAGTGTCCAAATTGAACTTTGCACAAAGCTCGCGCGGGCAAAGCTATGAGCTGTTTGCCATTGCGGCGGTGGTCATTGGCGGCACCAGTCTGTTCGGTGGCCGAGGCGGCGTGGGCAAGACAATCATTGGCATGCTGATCATGCAAACCATCATTGTTGGGCTGGCCTATTTAGGTGTTGGCACATCTTTCCAGCGCATCGCGATCGGGGCCATCATTATCCTGGCCGTCTATTGGGACGTTTGGCGACGCCCAGCGCGATAA
- a CDS encoding RbsD/FucU domain-containing protein: MLKNIDPILSPDLLHVLRSMGHGDELVVVDANFPATSHAQRMVRLEGVSATHAVQAILSLMPLDTYVDAAVFSMENAADVTTLPRVVQEFQDIVSMETENEMQIQPIERFGFYDRAKTAFAIVQTAETRHFGNLILKKGVLADTA; encoded by the coding sequence ATGTTGAAAAACATAGATCCGATTTTGTCCCCTGACCTTTTACATGTTTTGCGCAGCATGGGGCATGGCGACGAATTAGTCGTGGTAGATGCCAACTTTCCGGCGACCAGCCATGCCCAAAGGATGGTGCGTCTTGAAGGTGTCTCGGCCACGCATGCTGTGCAGGCCATCCTGTCGCTAATGCCGCTGGATACATATGTTGATGCGGCGGTTTTCTCGATGGAAAATGCCGCCGATGTCACAACACTGCCCCGCGTGGTGCAGGAGTTTCAGGACATTGTGTCGATGGAAACCGAAAATGAAATGCAGATACAACCCATTGAACGGTTTGGGTTTTACGATCGAGCAAAGACCGCGTTTGCAATTGTGCAAACCGCCGAAACCCGCCATTTTGGCAATCTTATTCTTAAAAAAGGCGTGCTGGCGGACACCGCATAG
- a CDS encoding zinc-binding alcohol dehydrogenase family protein, producing MKALVIDQIGHTEFREIETPQLGNNDVLLRVLHVGLCGSDLNTFRGANPLAALPRIPGHEIGGEILEIGPNVPTDFQPGKRGIVIPYSTCGTCMACRSDRPNACKNNQTLGVQKDGGMCDVISVPYDRLILNTTLPAPHLALVEPLSVGFHAVARGQVSKDETVVVMGGGMIGVGAILGAKARGARVIVAEVSDAKTDTLLALGVETVINPQTQDLNAEIMRLTDNLGPNLVIEAVGLPETFRAAVDLASFAGRVVYVGYAKSEVSYNTSLFNLKELDIRGSRNATRVDFETVISFLTGQEKLANTLISKIFPWTKADQAFTYWEANRNKTFKVMIDLQDA from the coding sequence ATGAAAGCCCTCGTGATCGACCAGATCGGACATACAGAGTTTCGAGAAATCGAAACGCCGCAGCTTGGGAACAATGACGTTTTGTTGCGCGTGCTTCATGTTGGGCTTTGTGGCAGCGATTTAAACACATTTCGGGGTGCCAACCCGCTTGCCGCACTACCGCGTATTCCCGGCCACGAAATTGGCGGCGAAATTCTGGAAATTGGCCCGAATGTGCCAACAGATTTCCAACCGGGCAAACGTGGCATTGTCATTCCCTACTCCACCTGTGGCACCTGTATGGCCTGCCGATCTGACCGCCCAAATGCATGTAAAAACAACCAGACCTTGGGCGTGCAAAAAGACGGCGGCATGTGTGATGTAATTTCTGTGCCCTATGATCGGCTGATCCTAAACACCACTCTTCCTGCTCCGCATCTGGCCTTGGTCGAGCCCTTGTCGGTTGGCTTTCATGCTGTTGCACGCGGTCAAGTTTCAAAAGACGAAACTGTGGTTGTTATGGGCGGCGGTATGATTGGGGTTGGCGCGATACTGGGCGCAAAAGCGCGCGGTGCACGGGTGATCGTGGCAGAGGTGAGTGATGCCAAGACCGACACTTTGCTGGCGCTGGGTGTGGAAACCGTCATTAACCCGCAAACACAAGACTTGAACGCAGAGATCATGCGGTTGACAGATAATCTAGGTCCAAATCTGGTGATCGAAGCGGTTGGTCTGCCAGAGACGTTTCGGGCAGCGGTTGACTTGGCCAGTTTTGCCGGTCGTGTTGTTTATGTGGGGTATGCAAAGTCAGAGGTCAGCTACAACACGTCGCTGTTTAACCTGAAAGAGCTGGATATTCGTGGATCTAGAAATGCCACACGCGTGGATTTTGAGACGGTTATCTCGTTTCTGACAGGTCAAGAAAAACTGGCTAACACATTGATTTCAAAAATATTTCCTTGGACTAAAGCGGATCAAGCCTTCACCTATTGGGAGGCCAACCGGAACAAGACCTTTAAGGTCATGATTGATTTACAGGACGCTTAA
- a CDS encoding ETC complex I subunit: MIARIYQPARNAMTSGQAKTKIWVLEFTQSSARDIDPLMGWTATDDTQSQVKLRFSSKEAALDYAQERGIQAQVTEPHKRKPNVRAGGYGENFATNRKGAWTH, from the coding sequence ATGATCGCTCGTATTTATCAGCCTGCCCGCAATGCCATGACATCGGGCCAAGCCAAAACCAAGATTTGGGTTCTGGAATTCACCCAATCTTCAGCGCGCGATATCGATCCGCTGATGGGGTGGACCGCGACCGATGATACGCAATCGCAGGTTAAATTACGGTTTTCTTCGAAAGAAGCCGCATTGGATTATGCCCAGGAACGCGGCATCCAGGCACAGGTCACTGAACCGCATAAGCGCAAGCCAAATGTGCGCGCTGGCGGCTATGGCGAAAACTTTGCCACAAACCGCAAGGGCGCGTGGACGCACTAA
- a CDS encoding GntR family transcriptional regulator gives MSRNNSMYKEAFNRSLDYISMLGVKAKLPAEVELSENWGISRTTVRAVLHHLDETDVIRWSGRSKIILRKPKKADYFAQAETISSSAKVETRFMEYILGGDLKPGAILRESELVREFDVSTSVVREFLIRFSRFGLIEKEPNRHWVLRGFTRNFAIELFDVREMFEFRAFRHLLTLDPSHDTRARLVGLETAHRAIIADIDGQYLNFPRLDEQFHHIMINELDNRFIVDFFELVSVIFHYHYRWNKKDEPERNLHAAHQHLDIIAAIQAGDNDQALTAFQTHLNDARATLLNSVIWDSEN, from the coding sequence ATGTCCCGCAACAATTCGATGTACAAAGAAGCATTTAACCGCAGCCTTGATTATATTTCAATGCTAGGGGTAAAGGCAAAACTACCTGCCGAAGTCGAATTGTCTGAAAATTGGGGCATCAGCAGAACCACGGTGCGTGCCGTCTTGCACCATTTGGATGAAACTGACGTTATTCGCTGGTCTGGCCGCAGCAAGATCATCTTGCGCAAGCCCAAAAAGGCCGACTATTTCGCCCAAGCCGAAACCATTTCCAGCAGTGCCAAAGTGGAAACCCGCTTTATGGAGTATATCCTCGGCGGGGATTTGAAACCCGGTGCGATTTTGCGCGAAAGCGAATTGGTGCGGGAGTTTGATGTCAGCACATCGGTGGTGCGGGAATTCCTGATCCGGTTCTCGCGATTTGGGCTGATCGAAAAAGAACCCAACAGGCATTGGGTTTTGCGGGGATTTACACGAAATTTTGCCATCGAATTGTTTGACGTGCGCGAGATGTTTGAGTTCCGCGCCTTTCGGCATTTGCTTACTCTTGACCCAAGCCATGACACACGCGCACGCTTGGTGGGTCTTGAAACCGCGCACCGCGCAATCATTGCTGACATCGACGGCCAGTATCTGAATTTTCCGCGGCTGGACGAACAATTTCACCACATAATGATCAATGAATTAGACAACCGCTTTATTGTCGATTTCTTTGAATTGGTTTCGGTGATCTTCCACTATCACTATCGGTGGAACAAGAAAGACGAACCAGAACGTAACCTGCACGCAGCGCATCAACATCTTGATATTATTGCCGCGATTCAGGCCGGTGACAACGACCAAGCACTTACGGCGTTTCAGACGCATTTGAACGATGCCCGCGCTACTTTGTTGAATTCCGTGATCTGGGACAGCGAAAATTGA
- a CDS encoding RraA family protein: MTDQQLFEQITNNLFTAVVGDVLDVMGYRKQFLAQPIKPLVPGTKIVGRAMTVLEADYLEGAGNGPLADKPFGVMFKALDDLRPGEIYIASGASLDYALWGGLMSTRAQHLNAAGAILNGYIRDTDEIKKLEFPVFSRGSYAQDQGVRGKVLDYRVPIMVDGVLVTPGDLIFADDEGVLIIPRAVEAEAVAAALEKCATENQVAVAIRGGMSTQEAFETYGVM; the protein is encoded by the coding sequence ATGACTGATCAACAGCTCTTTGAGCAAATCACCAACAATCTGTTCACCGCAGTTGTGGGCGATGTACTGGACGTGATGGGCTATCGCAAACAATTCTTGGCGCAACCGATCAAGCCATTGGTTCCGGGCACAAAAATCGTTGGACGGGCGATGACGGTACTGGAAGCCGACTATTTGGAAGGAGCGGGAAATGGCCCCTTGGCAGACAAACCATTTGGGGTGATGTTCAAGGCCCTAGATGATCTGAGGCCGGGGGAAATCTATATCGCGTCAGGCGCATCGCTGGACTATGCGCTTTGGGGCGGGTTGATGTCGACACGCGCACAACATTTGAACGCTGCGGGGGCCATTCTCAATGGCTATATCCGCGACACTGATGAAATCAAAAAATTGGAATTCCCGGTGTTTTCGCGCGGCAGTTATGCGCAGGATCAGGGCGTGCGCGGCAAAGTTTTGGATTATCGCGTGCCAATCATGGTCGATGGGGTTTTGGTGACCCCTGGGGATTTGATCTTTGCCGACGACGAGGGTGTGCTGATCATACCTCGGGCTGTCGAAGCAGAGGCCGTAGCCGCAGCTTTGGAGAAATGCGCAACTGAAAATCAAGTGGCCGTTGCCATACGGGGAGGCATGTCGACGCAAGAAGCGTTTGAAACTTATGGCGTCATGTAG
- a CDS encoding universal stress protein, whose protein sequence is MYKNILIPISFDEDSTEGVLRAAAALADHDAKVTLLHVMGAIPKYASSYFPKGYRDEAQTTIEASLRDMAKDLPNTSGVVAEGQPGRTILEWARDHAVDCILLSAHREGSPEFLLGSTAAQVVRHATCGVHIAR, encoded by the coding sequence ATGTATAAGAACATTCTGATTCCGATCTCGTTTGACGAAGACAGCACCGAAGGTGTGCTGCGCGCAGCGGCGGCTTTGGCGGATCATGACGCCAAAGTGACGCTGTTGCACGTCATGGGAGCGATCCCGAAATACGCCTCCAGCTATTTCCCCAAGGGTTACCGAGACGAAGCGCAAACCACGATCGAGGCCTCGCTTCGGGATATGGCAAAAGACCTGCCAAATACGTCAGGCGTGGTCGCCGAGGGACAGCCCGGTCGTACGATTTTGGAATGGGCCAGAGATCACGCGGTTGATTGTATTTTGCTGTCCGCTCACCGCGAAGGCTCGCCTGAATTCTTGCTTGGTTCAACGGCTGCACAGGTCGTTCGTCACGCCACCTGCGGAGTACATATTGCGCGTTAG
- a CDS encoding SDR family oxidoreductase: MTQPKDLSKEFGLAGKTALITGGGTGLGKAIAQCFAESGAIVIIAGRREEVLKATCAEIGMGCDYVLLDVTDIDNLPVFETQVFEKFGMIDVLVNNAGNTIKRPFEESSLAEFDAVFDVHVRGALELTRLVVRRMLAADHAGSVLFTSSMTAYIGQPLVSGYTIAKTAINGVVRALSAEFSNRGIRFNGVAPGWIDTDVFRKATKGDDARKAKIMSRIAMGKLGDPKDIGWASVFLSSPAASYITGQVLLVDGGAATGF, from the coding sequence ATGACCCAACCAAAAGACCTGTCTAAAGAATTTGGGCTTGCTGGAAAAACAGCACTTATCACCGGAGGCGGCACTGGATTGGGCAAGGCGATCGCCCAGTGTTTTGCCGAAAGCGGTGCCATTGTCATCATCGCGGGGCGCCGAGAAGAGGTTCTGAAGGCCACCTGTGCAGAGATTGGAATGGGTTGTGACTATGTCTTGCTGGACGTGACAGACATCGACAACTTGCCTGTTTTTGAGACACAGGTTTTTGAGAAATTTGGCATGATTGATGTGCTGGTCAACAATGCAGGCAACACCATCAAGAGGCCGTTTGAAGAGTCATCATTGGCGGAATTTGACGCCGTCTTTGACGTGCATGTGCGCGGCGCTTTGGAGCTGACACGCCTGGTCGTGCGCCGCATGTTGGCGGCAGATCACGCCGGGTCAGTGTTGTTTACCTCTTCGATGACGGCCTACATTGGCCAGCCTTTGGTCTCTGGCTATACCATTGCCAAAACGGCCATAAACGGTGTGGTTCGGGCGCTGTCCGCGGAATTTTCCAATCGCGGTATACGGTTCAATGGAGTGGCACCTGGATGGATCGACACCGATGTTTTTCGCAAAGCCACAAAGGGTGACGACGCTCGCAAGGCCAAAATCATGAGCAGAATTGCCATGGGCAAATTAGGGGACCCAAAAGATATCGGTTGGGCCTCGGTTTTTCTTTCTTCCCCAGCAGCTAGCTATATCACCGGCCAAGTGCTTTTGGTTGATGGCGGCGCAGCCACAGGATTTTAA
- a CDS encoding sugar ABC transporter substrate-binding protein, protein MKFKTFKGLMAASMTAVLVTGAAYADGLRIAYTGYSTDQPFWVGVGDAAAAKAGEMNVEFIDLTATQADAAAQKDAVDRAINMGVDGIIIGSVDNRAFGASLDMAARKGIPVVAVDTGIEHDHVASLVQTDNLAAAGVAGDYIVSQVSEGSVLILGGSAGHQTGNARRDGVKNAAEAAGLDVIFVICDWAEACGYDTTINRLQSNPDIKAIFAASDPMALAAVSAAKELGKLDDVVIVGFDGNPGNLESIAASEQSADIKQDNASMGAMSVANLVGLIKGQEVAAFTPIDGILITAENVNDYR, encoded by the coding sequence ATGAAATTTAAGACTTTTAAGGGACTGATGGCGGCCAGCATGACCGCGGTTTTGGTCACAGGCGCAGCCTATGCGGATGGCCTGCGTATTGCCTATACCGGGTACTCAACCGACCAGCCATTCTGGGTTGGTGTGGGCGATGCCGCCGCTGCAAAGGCCGGTGAGATGAATGTTGAATTTATCGATCTAACGGCCACTCAGGCGGATGCCGCTGCTCAAAAAGACGCTGTGGATCGCGCTATTAACATGGGTGTGGATGGCATTATCATTGGCTCAGTGGACAACCGTGCCTTTGGGGCCTCGCTGGACATGGCCGCTCGCAAGGGCATTCCGGTTGTTGCAGTGGACACCGGCATTGAACACGACCATGTGGCAAGTCTTGTTCAAACTGACAACCTGGCTGCGGCCGGAGTGGCAGGCGACTATATTGTCAGCCAAGTCAGCGAAGGTTCTGTTTTGATCCTGGGTGGCTCTGCGGGGCACCAAACCGGCAACGCACGTCGTGATGGCGTTAAGAATGCAGCAGAAGCTGCAGGTCTGGATGTGATCTTTGTAATCTGTGACTGGGCAGAAGCCTGCGGTTACGACACAACCATCAACCGTTTGCAGTCCAATCCAGACATCAAGGCGATTTTTGCAGCGTCTGACCCGATGGCATTAGCCGCCGTTTCAGCTGCCAAAGAACTAGGCAAGCTGGATGACGTAGTCATCGTTGGGTTTGATGGGAATCCGGGCAATCTTGAATCCATTGCAGCCAGCGAGCAAAGCGCAGACATCAAGCAGGATAACGCCAGCATGGGTGCCATGAGCGTGGCCAATCTGGTTGGCTTGATCAAGGGCCAAGAGGTTGCTGCCTTTACACCTATCGATGGCATTCTGATCACCGCTGAGAATGTGAACGACTACCGTTAA